One segment of Ipomoea triloba cultivar NCNSP0323 chromosome 12, ASM357664v1 DNA contains the following:
- the LOC116000097 gene encoding germin-like protein subfamily 1 member 20, producing the protein MVSLQMASIVLLALLASSARAYDNNPLQDFCVADPQAAVFVNGKPCKNPKLVEANDFYKPAGFNTPVGGVNLSSVGLITKLLDVNQFPGLNTMGLSIARIDFAPNGLIPLHTHPRGSEVVYVLEGTVYVGFVSSNPLNGQKNKLFSKILNPGDAFIFPVGLVHFLYNVGRTKALVFAAFSSQNPGFVSLANSAFGSAPPISQDVLTKVFRLDKQVITYLQSQIWPFI; encoded by the exons ATGGTGAGTCTCCAAATGGCATCCATAGTCCTTTTGGCTTTACTAGCTTCGTCTGCTCGCGCATATGATAACAACCCCTTGCAAGATTTTTGTGTTGCCGATCCCCAAGCTGCAG TGTTTGTGAATGGGAAGCCTTGCAAGAACCCAAAACTTGTTGAAGCAAATGATTTCTACAAGCCTGCTGGGTTTAACACCCCTGTTGGAGGTGTAAATCTGAGTTCTGTGGGACTGATAACAAAGCTTCTAGATGTAAACCAATTCCCAGGGCTGAACACCATGGGGTTGTCAATTGCTCGTATAGATTTTGCACCCAATGGCTTAATCCCACTCCACACCCACCCTCGAGGCAGTGAGGTTGTGTATGTTCTGGAAGGCACTGTTTACGTTGGCTTTGTCTCTTCAAATCCACTCAACGGTCAAAAGAATAAGCTTTTCTCCAAAATTCTTAACCCTGGCGACGCCTTTATTTTTCCCGTGGGACTCGTTCACTTCCTCTACAACGTTGGGCGCACCAAAGCTTTAGTGTTTGCCGCTTTCAGTAGCCAAAATCCAGGATTTGTGTCCCTCGCTAATTCTGCCTTTGGATCTGCCCCGCCAATTTCGCAGGATGTTCTCACCAAAGTATTCCGCCTCGACAAACAAGTCATCACCTATCTTCAATCACAGATCTGGCCTTTTATCTAA